One Maribacter sp. HTCC2170 genomic window, AACAACAATATTGACGGCAATTACAATTTACGCTCAGTTGCACGACCAATTGCCAAAAAGAAACTGGTTTTGCAAAACCAGTTGTCGAACATCAATGGAAAATGGACGGCTCATGCCCTGGATCTAAAATCATTGATCACTCCAGATCCTGGCGCAATTTATAGGGTTGAATTCGATTTTAAACCTGAAGATAGCAGTTATAAATGCGATGCAACAAATTTTGAACTTTTTGAAGAAGGTGAGAATGAGTTTGATGAGGAGCAGGAAGATAGCTCTTGGGACGGAGTGGAAAATTATTATAATGATTACTACTATAACTACGATTGGAACGAACGGGAAAATCCTTGTAACACCTCATATTATTATGATAAGAAAATAGGGGTAAATATTTTGTCAAGCGATATAGGACTCACAATAAAAAAAGGGGTGAACAATAGTTACTTTGTGGCGGTTAACAATATTTTGAATACCAGTCCAATTGCTGGTGCCAAAGTCACTTTTTATAATTACCAACAACAACCAATGGGCAATGTGGTGACCAATGCCGAGGGTACCTCAATATTTGATGCAGAAAAGTTGGCCTATTTTGCAATTGCGGAGAACAATGGGCAAAAGACATATTTAAAACTAAATGATGGTAATGCTCTATCAGTAAGTAAGTTTAAAGTCGCAGGCACTCAATTACAGAAAGGCATAAAAGGATTCATTTTTGGTGAAAGAGGGGTTTGGCGACCAGGAGACAAAGTTTACTTGTCCTTTATGCTGAATGACAATGAGAATAAATTACCACAAAACCATCCCGTAAAGTTGGAATTGATGGACCCTTATAACAAGATTGTCCTTCGAAAGGTTCAACGAAATTCATTGAATAATTTTTATCAGTTTGATATAAAAACCGATGAAAATGCACCAACCGGAAATTGGTTGGCCAAGGTAACTGTTGGTGGGGCATCGTTTACCAAAACAATTAGGATAGAAACAATAAAACCCAATCGGCTTAAGATCAAGACTGATTTTGAGGATGAGGTACTTTCAGGAACCAATCCGATATCTGGAAACCTTGAGGTAAAATGGTTACACGGTGCTATCGCAAAAAATCTAAAGGCCGATATTACTGCTAAGTTCAATAAGAAGAAAACAAGTTTCGAATCCTTTCCAGGATATGTTTTTGATGACCCTACGAGGGCTTTTTCATCTGAGGAATTGCGGGTGTTCGATGGTAAGCTGAATGCTGAAGGAAAAGTTGGTTTTACAATGAACACCCAAATGATGAATAAGGCACCGGGAATGCTAGATGCAGCATTCATTACAAAGGTTTATGAAAATGGAGGTGATTTTAGCACCGATGTTTTTGTGAAACCATATTCATCTTTCCAAACATACATTGGGTTGAATACGCCTAAAGGGGATAAAAATAGAGGAATGCTTTTGACTGATACCAAGCACAAGTTCGAAATAGTATCAGTCGATGAAAAAGGCAAGCCAAGAACTGCAAAAAAACTTAAGGTTACCATTCACAAAGTGAATTGGAGATGGTGGTGGGATACTTCTGCTGATAATCTCAGTAATTTTAGCAGCAGTAATTATCGTGAAAGGGTTTTTGAAAAAACGATAAGTACAAATTCTAGTGGTAAAGCCACTTTTGACTTCGAATTGAAATACCCAAACTGGGGACGATATTTAGTTCGAGTGGAAGATAAAAATGGAGGTCATGCCACAGGTAAAACCATTTATATTGATTGGCCAGGATGGGCTGGTAAATCAAGAAAAAATGACCCCTCAGCGGCAACTATGCTTGTTTTCTCTTCGGATAAAGAAAAGTACAATGTCAATGAAACAGCCAAAGTAACTTTCCCAAGTTCTGAAGGCGGTAGGGCATTGGTAACTGTGGAAAATGGTAATGAAGTATTGGAATCTCTTTGGGTTGAAACCACCAAAGGTGAGACTAAATTTGACTTACCAATAAAGGATTTATATACTCCAAATGTGTTTATACACATTACATTATTACAACCGCATGCAACAACGTTGAACGATTCCCCTATTCGATTATATGGAGTTATTCCAGTATCGGTAGAAAATACGAATACTAAGTTGAATCCCATTATTGCCATGCCAGATGTACTAAGACCTGAGGAGAAAATCACTGTGAAAGTCTCTGAGAAAAGGAACAAGGCAATGACCTACAGTATTGCTATTGTTGATGAAGGACTATTGGATCTGACAAGGTTCAATACCCCAGACCCATGGAACACCTTTTATGCACATGAAGCCTTGGGTGTAAAAACTTGGGATGTTTATGATGATGTTATTGGTGCCTTTGGTGGTAGAATAAATCAGGTATTGTCAATCGGTGGTGATGGTGAATTGGCAGGCGCCAAAAACAAAAAAGCGAATAGATTTGAACCAATGGTAGTTCATTTAGGTCCTTTTGAACTAAAAGAAGGGCAGACTAAATCACATGAAATCAGTATACCAAAATATGTAGGCTCTGTGCGGACCATGGTGGTTGCAGGAGAAAACAATTCAGAGGCATATGGTAAGACCGAAAAAACCACTCCTGTCCGAAAACCATTGATGGTTTTAGCCTCTTTACCTAGAAAAATCACGCCTGGTGAAATGGTTACTTTACCAGTAACGGTTTTTGCAATGGAAAAGAAAGTCAAGAACGTTACTTTGAAAATTAAAAAGGACCAGGCCTTTACAATTGAGGGAGATGAATCGCAAACCCTTTCATTTTCCCAACCTGATGAGAAGATGGCATACTTTGAGCTTAAAGTTGCTGACTTTAATGGTATTGGAAAAGTAATTGTAGAAGCTACAGGAAATGGTGAAAAAGCGTCTTTTGAGATACCAATTGATGTGGTCAATCCAAATCCGATGACTTCAACGGTGCAGGATTTTGTTTTGGATGCCAACGGTAGTGAAACTTTCGATTTGGAGACTTTTGGGGTAGCTGGAAGCAATTCAGCCCAATTGGAGTTCTCGACCTTACCACCTATGAATTTTAATGGCCGAATGAAATATTTGATCCGTTATCCTCATGGTTGTGTAGAGCAAACTACTTCCGCTGCTTTTCCACAATTGTTTTTGGCAGACATCTTTGATTTGGATGCTAATAGAAAAAACAAGATTCAGTTACATGTTGAAAATGCCATTAAGCGACTAGGTGGATATCAACTACCGAATGGAGGTTTTTCCTATTGGCCAGGACAAGGAAGGGTCAATGATTGGGGAACTTCTTTCGCAGGGCATTTCTTGTTGGAGGCAGAGAAGAAAGGGTATGTATTGCCTATTGGGTTTAAATCGAGCTGGGTAAGTTACCAACAGCAAATAGCGAAACAATGGCGCTCAGGAAGTGATCGTTCAGATTTGGCTCAAGCATATCGCCTATTTGCACTGGCCCTCTCTGGCAATGCCGATGTTGCTTCTATGAACAGGCTTAGGGAGACTAGAAATTTATCTAACGAATCAAAATACCGATTGGCGGCTTCATATGCTATGATAGGACAAGCAAAGGTTGCCAAGGAATTGCTTTCCAATGCCTCCTTGGATTTCAACAATTCCAGGCACAATTATTATACTTACGGTTCGGCAAGTAGAAATAGAGCAATGGCATTGGAGACCTTGGTACTGATGAAAGACAAGTCAAAAGCCCAAGAAATGGCAAAAACAGTGGCTCAAAGATTGAGTGAAAAACGCTGGATGAGTACTCAAAGTACCGCTTATAGTTTATTGGCAATGGCAAAATTTGCTGAGATGGTTGGTGGAAAAGGAATAAAAGTCAAAATGAATGTCAATGGCAATCAATCTGAATTCAGTACAGAAAGGACGTTGGCAGAAAAAGTGTTGAAGGTCAAAAAAGGTACTAATTCCATCACTCTTTCAAATTTGGAACAGAACACCCTTTTTGTCAGTGTTGTAAATAATGGGATCTTACCGGTAGGAAACGAAAAAACCATACAACGCAATTTGTTGGCCAAGGTTGTTTATAAAGGCAGGGATGGTTCTCAAATAAATGAATCAAATATTATGCAGGGAACTGATTTCGTCGCAGAGGTTACTTTAACGAACACCTCAAGTAACCCTTTAAAAGATGTTGCTTTGATGGAGATTTTCCCTAGCGGTTGGGAAATTGTAAATACCCGCTTTACCGATTTTGGCGATTTTGCCCAAAATAATGTGACTCATACTGATATTCGGGATTATCGTGCCAATTTCTATTTTGACATGAAGCGAAATGAAACAAAGACATTCAGGATTTTATTGAATGCTTCTTATTTAGGAAGATACTATTTACCAGGTATACAGGCAGAAGCTATGTACGACAATGACCATGAGGTGCGAACCAAAGGCAAATGGGTACAAGTGGTACGATAGCCAGAATTATTTATGAGGCTTTGGATGATCTTATGTTAGTGGTATGTTTTGCCCATATTATGGCATCTTCCAGAGAAGTAAAACTTCTAAAATTGGATGAGGTGAATATTTTTTCCAAAATATTATTGAAATAGCCGGTCTTCGTGTAGTTGATGATTCCGTAACCTTTTAATTTAAAACTATTTTTATAGAAATTGAGCCAATCAGAAGGTTGCACTGCGTATTGGTTGATCCTGTTTGTGAGATAAATTAAGTCCTTACCATTATTCCCATATAAACTGCTAATATCTTTGGAAGCCAATTTTCCATGCTCCTCCCAATTGAAGACTACATCTTCGTTTATTTCGGCAACAATAAATGTTTCAAAAAGAAAAAAGGATCCAAAAGAATAATTTAGTTCATTGAAAGCCTCATGGTAGAACGGCGTGTTTTTTAACTTTGACATTATAAAAAGATTTGGATTTCTTTATTAAGGCCAAAGCTATTCTAACCTATTAAATTTCAATCAATTAATCGATGACTCAAAGAGAAATATCTTTAAGTCGCATAGTTTCAATTAAACATTAGGCAGAGATTTCCTTCAAAAACCACATAATTGTTTTTCAATTATTGAAAGTTGTTAAAAATGATAATTTACTCGGAATGAAAGATGGTAGATTTGTATTCAAGAGGAGTAAGAACATTTGAATTTGATAGTTTACCAACCCATTGAATAGCATCTTCCAAAGAATTGAACCATCTAAGTTTAGTGTTCACGAACATTCTTTCAAGCATAGCATTGAATAGCCCCGTTTGTGTATAGCTGATAATACCATATGCCTTAAGCATAAATCCAAATTTGTGGAATTTTTTCCAATCTGTCGGAATTACAGAATAGTCATTTACCCTGTTGGAAATATATACAATGTCCTTGCCGTTGTTGTCATAAAGGTCGAAAAGTACTTCGAACAATTGTTTGCCATGTTCATTCCATGAAAAAAGAATATCTTCATGAATTTCACCAACTACAAAAGTATCAAATAGGTAAAAATCACCGAAACTATAATTAATCTCGTGAATTGCCCTATTATAATATGGTGTATCTCTTAATTTTATCAAAATGCCCCCATTTCATCGTTCTCACTAACAAATAAATAAAAATCAAAGCAATCGCTTTGTTATTATCGTTTAATCACCATTAAATTCTCTGTAATGCTAAGTTGAGCTATTCAATGGGAAATGTACTTTCTTTGGCTATGAGAATTGTATTACATAGATTGAATCAATTTATGTCACTTGCGAAATTTATTATGGCTTGTCTAATCTAAAGAAATACATACTTTTGGATTATGACTAAGTTAGTTCAAATAGATGATCAATTCATCAATACTAATACCATATTTTCGGAGCTAATCCTTGAATTAAAAAACGGTTTTTCCTCTAAAAACAGCAAGGTTCCCATGAGGCACCACCATGACTTTCCTAATCCAGAAGTGGGTGCTGACTCTACTTTGCTTCTAATGCCCGCATGGAATCCAAATAAGGAGGCAGGAGTTAAAATTGTTACGGTAAGTCCTGAAAACGGACAGTTCGGATTGCCTTCGATACAAGGAATTTATATTTTGATAGACCCTATTAAAGGGGGTATGAAAGCAATTTTAGAGGCCAAAAGTCTAACGGTGAAAAGAACCGCAGCGGCTTCGGCATTGGCATCTTCTTTTTTATCGAGAGAAGATTCTTCGAGTCTTTTAATGATTGGCACCGGGGCATTGTCTACCAATTTGATTAAAGCCCATGCGACGGTTCGACCTATTAAGAGGGTTTATGTATGGGGAAGGGATGTAGAAAAGGCAAGAGGTATTTGCGAAGCTTTGACAAATGAGGATTTCAAGATTTCAGCGGTCGAAATTGTTGAAGAAATTATATCTGAAGTAGATATTATTTCTTGTGCGACACTTTCAAAAACACCATTGGTTTTAGGTAAGTATTTGAAGAAAGGGCAACATGTAGACTTGGTCGGGGCCTATAAAAAGGATATGCGTGAGGCAGACGATGACGTAATAAAAAAAGCTTCGGTCTTTGTTGATACCATGCAAGGGGGACTTAAAGAAAGTGGAGATATTGTGATTCCATTGCAGAACGGAATTTTGAATGAGGAAGATATTAAAGCAGATTTATTCAGTTTATGTTCAGGTCAACATCTAGGAAGAACCAATCAAAATGAAATCACAGTATTTAAATCTGTTGGGCATGCTTTGGAGGATTTAGTCTCAGCTTCATATTACTTTAAAAAGTATTCCAATGGGTAAAGTCTATGACAACATACGGGAAAACAACAATTTGGAACCGAACAAAGATTGGCTCCAGATAAAGACTATTGACATGCATACTGGTGGTGAGCCATTAAGAGTTATTGTCGGGGGGTTTCCTGAATTAAAAGGTGAGTCAGTTCTTGATTATCGGCGTTACTGTAAAGAGAACTATGATCATTTGCGAACAGCTTTAATGTTTGAACCGCGTGGTCATGCAGATATGTATGGTTGCATATTGGTTCCGCCCAATGACCGGGATGGCGATTTTGGGATAATTTTTCTACATAATGAAGGGTATTCCACGATGTGCGGTCATGCCATTATTGCCATTTCTACTTTGGCCGTTGAAATGAAATGGATTAATGTTAAAGAAGGAGACAATATACTCAAGATTGATGCTCCCTGTGGCCGTATCACTTCTTATGCTAAAGTGAAACATGGAAAGGTCGTTGGAGTGAGGTTTCATTGTGTTCCCAGTTTTGCGGTCGGCTTGGATCGTACAGTTGAGGTCAATGGTCTGGGCAAAGTGACGTATGATCTTGCATACGGTGGGGCATTTTACGCTTATGTGGATATGGCCAAAAATAAGTTTGATTTTGATCTGGGTCCTGCGTCATATCGTAGGTTGATTGCAAATGGTATGGCAATCAAAAATGCTGTAATGGAAAGTGATAAAGAGATTTTGCATCCTTTTGAAGATGACTTAAGTTTTCTTTATGGCACCATTTTTATAGACAATTCCAAACAGGAATCTGGAGTTGACAGTAGAAATGTTTGCATATTCGCTGAAGGGGAAGTTGATCGCTGCCCAACTGGTTCTGGGGCCTCAGGAAGAATGGCTATTCATAAAGCCAGAAAGGAAATTGATTTTGGAGAGATCATGACCATTGAAAGTATTACTGGTTCAGTATTCAAGGGATCGGTAATTTCGGAGGAGGATTACGGTACTTTCAATGCAGTAATTCCGCAAGTTGAGGGCACGGCACACATTACAGGAATGCACACTTTTTGTATTGACCCAAATGACCCTATGAAGGATGGATTTATACTGAGGTAAGAGAATTATTCCTCTTGGGAACTATTCTCTTCATTTCCTTTTAATACTTTGGAAAATACTAGTGCCCCTATATCTTTTATTGGCTCATACAACACAGAATCTTCCAAGGTCTCACTTTTAATCAAATTCACTGAAGAATTGGCCCGTTCAAAGAACACCAAAAGGGCTCCAAGAATTACAGCAACTTTCAATGCTCCAAAAATTGCTCCGGCCAATTTGTTCAATAAACCTAACATGGCAAAATCTGCAATCTTCGTTAGGAACTTCCCTGCCAAATGTACAACTAGCACGATTATTACGAATGTTATGATGAAGGCTGTTATATTAATAGAGCGTTCATTCCACTGCATGTTTTCCGATAGATAATTCCCTGCGATATATGAAAAATGTATCGCACCGTAAAGTCCGGCGACCAATGCAATTATTGAGGCTATTTCAACAAAAAGTCCATTTTTAAGGCCTTTGTAAAGACCATAAATAAGTAACAATCCAAGCAAAATATCCAATATTCCCATATCTTTTTGTTTGCTCAAATATAAAACATTGATTTGTACCTTTGAATTTGAAAAAGGAATATGTCAAGAGATTTACAATTAAAAGAACGCTGGGAGGAATTGGTTGAAAAACTGTCGGCTCAATTTGCGGATGGTGATGCTTTGGAATTGGATGCAATTATTTATTTGGTTGGCATCCAGGAATTAGGACAATACCATAAAACCTATAAAAAAGACGAAAAACTGAATTTAATGCATATAGCTATTTGCCGTTTGTTAGAACCGTATGGTTATTATGAGTTCAATTTTTTTGATGAAGAAGGCTGGCCGCATTATTCAGTTAAAGAGGAATTGCCCCCGCTTAAAGCTGGAGAACAGTCTGTATTGATGAAAGAAGCGATCGTAGGTTATTTTTTAGAGAAAGAATATATAGTTTAACCCTTTTGTCATTTCTCTGAAAATGACAAATCATCACATTCTAAATGAAAGTTTCAAAACCCTATTATGCAGTGATTTTCACCAACACTAGAACCGATATTGAAGAAGGTTATTCTGAAATGGCTCAACAAATGGAGGATTTAGCAAGGCAGCAACCAGGGTTTATTGATTTTGAAAGTACACGCGATGGTTTGGGTATATCAATCAGCTATTGGGAAACGCTTCAGGATATTACCAATTGGAAAGCAAATACAGATCATTTAATCGCCCAGAAAAAAGGTGTCTCAGATTGGTATAAATGGTACAAGGTTCGCATTTGTATGGTAGAACGTGAGTATGAGTTCAAAAAATAGGGCACAGCCAAATACCGTAAAAAAAAGAGTTCTTCGGTTTTTCAAGAAACATCCAAAAAAGTTGATTCTAATCGGGAGTTTATTAATAGCCTATTATTTTTCTCTTCCAAAAACATTGTTCAATTCGCCAACAGCCACTGTCGTAGAAAGTAGCGAGGGGCAATTATTAGGCGCTATGATTGCAGATGATGGGCAATGGCGTTTTCCACAAGTTGATAGCGTGCCCCAGAAATTCAAAACCTGTTTGTTGCAGTTTGAAGATGCACATTTTTATAACCATCCTGGATTCAATCCCATTTCAATGTCAAAGGCGATTGTGTCTAATGTTAAGGCGGGTAAAACCGTTAGGGGAGGCAGTACCCTAACGCAGCAGGTAATTAGATTATCCAGGAGTGGAAAACAACGGTCGTATTTGGAAAAGGCAATAGAACTGGTCTTGGCAACTAGATTGGAGTTGCGGCATTCTAAAGAGGAAATAATAAAATTATATGCGAGTTATGCCCCATTTGGTGGCAATGTTGTTGGTTTGGATGTTGCTGCATGGCGATATTTTGGTTTACAAGCACATCAATTATCATGGGCAGAAGCTGCAACTTTGGCCGTATTACCAAATGCGCCAAGTCTAATTTATCCTGGTAAAAACCAAGAAAAGTTGCTCAACAAAAGGAACCGATTGCTGCAAAAGTTGTATTCAGAAAGAATTCTGGACAGTACCACTTATGAACTATCACTATTAGAACAATTACCACAAAAACCATATCCACTACCTAGAATTGCACCACATTTGGTTCAATATTTGACGAAACAACATAAAGGGCAGCGAATAGCTTCAACAATTGACAAAGCACTTCAATCAAATATCAATACCCTAGTTTCGAGACATCATCAGAATTTGCAACAAAATAAGGTGCACAATGCAGCGGTCTTGGCCTTGGATGTAAAAACAAGGAAAGTAATTTCTTATGTAGGTAATACGAATACAACTAATGAGCATCAAAAAGATGTAGATATGGTGCAAGCCAATCGCAGTACAGGCAGTACAATCAAACCTTTATTATATACAGCAATGTTAGATGCAGGTGAATTGTTGCCAGATATGTTGGTACCAGATGTACCAACACAAATAGCCGGCTATACACCAGAAAATTTCAATGAAGATTATAGTGGGGCGGTTAAGGCGAAAAAGGCGTTAGATCGCTCTCTAAATATTCCTTTTGTGAGATTGTTACAGCGATATGGATTGGAAAAATTTCGGGATCAACTCAACTTTTTCAATTTGAAAGGAGTAAACAAATCAGCAGATCATTATGGATTGACCTTGGTATTGGGAGGGGCAGAAAGTAGTCTTTGGGATTTGTGTAAAACCTATGCTTCGATGGCTTCAACAGTCAATCATTTTAATGCAACTTCCAGTGAATATTTTGAGCAAGAATTTATAGAACCAAGCCTTACTAAAGACCAGAAAGTCAGTTTTGGCAACAAATCCACTGAAAAGACCATTTTCGATGCTGGGAGCATCTATTTGACTTTTGAGGCCATGAAAGAGGTGAACCGTCCTGAAGGTAATGATTCATGGGAATTCTTTGATAGTAGCAAGGAGATTGCTTGGAAAACAGGTACCAGTTTTGGCAATAAAGATGCTTGGGCGATTGGGGTAACAAAAGACCATGTGGTTGGGGTATGGGTCGGGAATGCAGATGGTGAGGGAAGACCAAATGTGACCGGAGTATCAAGCGCGGCACCTATACTTTTTGATATTTTTGACCTGCTGCCTAGATCAGATTGGTTCTCAAAACCATTGGATGAATTTGTTGATTTAGAGGTGTGTGAATTAAGTGGTTATTTGGCCAGTGACATTTGCCCGACTAAAAATGTATCTGTTCCAAAAAAGAACAACTATGTAAAATCGTGCGATTACCATCAATTGGTTCATTTGGATGCATTGAAACAATTTCGCGTCAATTCTTCATGTACAGACCTATCCACGGCAGTAAGTGAATCATGGTTTGTGTTACCCCCTTTAATGGAGTTCTTCTATAAAAAAAGCCATCCCACCTATAAAAGTCTACCGCCGTTTAGAGTTGATTGCAATTCAGATACTGGGTCTCCAATGGAATTCATTTATCCTAGAAATGGAAGCAGGATCAGTTTGACCAAAAACTTTGAAGGAAAGAAGAATGAATTGGTCTTGAAATTGGCCCATACGAAACCGGAGACCAAAGTGTATTGGTATTTAAATGAGAAGTATCTGGATGAGACTACAGTTTTTCATGAAATAGGTGTAGTGCCGAGCATGGGAAGACATATGATTACAGTGGTTGATGAATACGGTAATGAGGCCAAAATTTCTATACTAATTGAGTAACTACAATGTTTTGTTTTAGTAGGTTTAAGCGTTATCTTTAATACCTTATCCTAATACCTATGTCAAAAAAATATATCATTTCCCTGGATCAAGGAACAACAAGCTCACGAGCTCTATTGGTTGATCAAGAAGGTGCCATCGTAAATATGGTGCAACAAGAATTCAAACAGATTTTTCCAAAACCAGGCTGGGTCGAACATGACCCCAAGGAAATTATGGAATCGCAGTTACATGTGATGCATGAATTGGTAAAAAAAGAAAATATTGATGCTTCAGACATTAAGGCAATCGGAATTACCAATCAGCGGGAAACTACGATGGTTTGGGATAAAAATACCGGCGAGCCTGTTTACAACGCTATCGTTTGGCAAGACAAACGTACTGCAGATATTTGTGAAGACCTCAAGATCAAAGGACTTGTTGAACATGTGAAAATGACAACAGGATTGGTGATCGATTCCTATTTTTCGGGCACCAAGGTGAAATGGATACTGGATAATGTTGAGGGTACTCGAGAAAGAGCTGATAATGGAGATTTGTTAATGGGTACGGTCGACACTTGGTTGGTTTGGAATATGACCAAGGGGAAAAGTCATGTTACCGATTATACAAACGCATCACGAACCATGATATATGATATTACCAAGCTTACTTGGGATGAAAAAATGTTGGGTGAATTGGGAATCCCAAAAAGTATGTTGCCAGAGGCCAAACCCTCTGCGCATCATTTTGGAGATTATGAATTAAATGGGGTAAGTATTCCCATAGCAGGAATTGCTGGTGATCAACAGGCAGCTTTGTTCGGTCAAGGATGTTTTGCCAAGGGAACTGCTAAAAATACCTACGGGACAGGATGTTTTATGCTGATGAACACGGGTGAGAAACCACAATTTTCAGATAACGGACTACTCACTACAATCGCTTACGGATTGAATGGAAAAGTAAACTATGCCTTTGAAGGAAGTATTTTTATTGCCGGAGCAGCAATTCAATGGTTAAGAGACGGCTTGGAACTTATCAAAGATGCCAAGGAGACTGAAGCATTGGCAAATTCTATTGAAGGTGAAAGCTCAGTCTATGTTGTTCCCGCCTTTGCTGGATTGGGCGCACCATATTGGGATATGTATGCCCGTGGAGCCATTTTTGGGTTGACCCGCGATACTGGTAAAGCCCATTTGGCAAAAGCAACGCTCGAGTCATTGGCATACCAGACCAAGGATATTCTAAATGCCATGGAGGAAGATTCAGGAGTAGAGCTTCAAAATTTAAAAGTAGATGGTGGGGCCTGTGCCAACAATTATCTAATGCAATTTCAAGCGGATATTTTGGGGACTGAAGTCCATCGACCTAAGGTTATAGAATCCACAGCAATGGGTGCCGCATTTTTAGCAGGAATCCAAGTAGGGTTATGGACTCAGAATGACATTGATCAGAGTAGGCCAATGGACCGTATATTCAAACCTACTTTTGACAGTGACAAAAGAACACGGTTATATAAAACCTGGCAGAAAGCAGTTGACCGCACAAAAGGTTGGGAAGAGAATTAGAATCCAAATTAAATCATTGATTTCATGAAAAATAATATCAGATTTTCAAATCTTGATAGAACAAAAACCATTCAGGAACTTTCCAAAGAATCCTATGATCTGGTAGTGATTGGTGGTGGTATAACAGGAGGAGGCATTGCCCTTGATGCAGCCGCAAGAGGATTAAAAGTAGCACTGGTTGAGAAAGGCGATTTTGCCTCGGGGACTAGTAGTAAATCAACTAAATTAATTCATGGGGGATTGCGTTATTTAAAGCAGTTCGATTTTTGGTTGGTCAAGGAGGTTGGTTCAGAAAGAGCCATTGTACATAAATTGGCACCTCATCTGGTGCTTCCAGAGAAAATGTTGCTCCCACTTATTGAAAATGGTTCTTATGGCAAATGGTTGACCTCTATCGGACTTAAAGTCTATGATATATTGGCACAGGTAACGGGGGATGATAAACGTAAAATGTTAGAGAAAAAAGAGGCCATGAAATTGGAGCCGCTTTTACCCAAAAAAATACTAAAGGGGGCAGGTTACTATGCAGAATATAGGACAGATGATGCAAGGCTGACAATTGAAGCAATCAAAACAAGTCTGCAATATGGGGCCAAAGCTTTAAACTACACTGAGGTTTCGGAATTCATTTATAAGGATGACATGATAGCCGGAGTTGTTGTAAAAGACGCACTAACAGATGAGACCTTTGAGGTAAAGTCAAAATTTGTAATCAGCGCCGCCGGGCCTTG contains:
- a CDS encoding alpha-2-macroglobulin family protein translates to MKITQILRISLLILFFIGCNSKKENDLNEYDDLSRYQKFVAEVSHGIVSVKSDVRVVLNQPVDSWNNGDELSNDLMSVSPKVEGKVIALNNRTIAFIPEEGFKQNTEYKFILALADIIKDLPKDLKTISFGVKTKKQQFNVYTDPLQSYTKDQQFVNGQLRSSDVMFLRTAKALIKASQSGKNLNIKFEEAVKEGTQFHFKIDSIQRFDDDSQLEIAWDGTKHGIESSGKNAIKIPGKNNFTVLEALVQNGEEQLVLVNFSDPIKKGQNFKGLVALEGADALKFSIDGNTLKVYPSDDIKGTAQLEVFEGIESVDGHKLRTKFEERIAFEQIKPEIRLLSNGTTLPSSSNLKINFETVNLKTINVSVLKIYDNNILQFLQNNNIDGNYNLRSVARPIAKKKLVLQNQLSNINGKWTAHALDLKSLITPDPGAIYRVEFDFKPEDSSYKCDATNFELFEEGENEFDEEQEDSSWDGVENYYNDYYYNYDWNERENPCNTSYYYDKKIGVNILSSDIGLTIKKGVNNSYFVAVNNILNTSPIAGAKVTFYNYQQQPMGNVVTNAEGTSIFDAEKLAYFAIAENNGQKTYLKLNDGNALSVSKFKVAGTQLQKGIKGFIFGERGVWRPGDKVYLSFMLNDNENKLPQNHPVKLELMDPYNKIVLRKVQRNSLNNFYQFDIKTDENAPTGNWLAKVTVGGASFTKTIRIETIKPNRLKIKTDFEDEVLSGTNPISGNLEVKWLHGAIAKNLKADITAKFNKKKTSFESFPGYVFDDPTRAFSSEELRVFDGKLNAEGKVGFTMNTQMMNKAPGMLDAAFITKVYENGGDFSTDVFVKPYSSFQTYIGLNTPKGDKNRGMLLTDTKHKFEIVSVDEKGKPRTAKKLKVTIHKVNWRWWWDTSADNLSNFSSSNYRERVFEKTISTNSSGKATFDFELKYPNWGRYLVRVEDKNGGHATGKTIYIDWPGWAGKSRKNDPSAATMLVFSSDKEKYNVNETAKVTFPSSEGGRALVTVENGNEVLESLWVETTKGETKFDLPIKDLYTPNVFIHITLLQPHATTLNDSPIRLYGVIPVSVENTNTKLNPIIAMPDVLRPEEKITVKVSEKRNKAMTYSIAIVDEGLLDLTRFNTPDPWNTFYAHEALGVKTWDVYDDVIGAFGGRINQVLSIGGDGELAGAKNKKANRFEPMVVHLGPFELKEGQTKSHEISIPKYVGSVRTMVVAGENNSEAYGKTEKTTPVRKPLMVLASLPRKITPGEMVTLPVTVFAMEKKVKNVTLKIKKDQAFTIEGDESQTLSFSQPDEKMAYFELKVADFNGIGKVIVEATGNGEKASFEIPIDVVNPNPMTSTVQDFVLDANGSETFDLETFGVAGSNSAQLEFSTLPPMNFNGRMKYLIRYPHGCVEQTTSAAFPQLFLADIFDLDANRKNKIQLHVENAIKRLGGYQLPNGGFSYWPGQGRVNDWGTSFAGHFLLEAEKKGYVLPIGFKSSWVSYQQQIAKQWRSGSDRSDLAQAYRLFALALSGNADVASMNRLRETRNLSNESKYRLAASYAMIGQAKVAKELLSNASLDFNNSRHNYYTYGSASRNRAMALETLVLMKDKSKAQEMAKTVAQRLSEKRWMSTQSTAYSLLAMAKFAEMVGGKGIKVKMNVNGNQSEFSTERTLAEKVLKVKKGTNSITLSNLEQNTLFVSVVNNGILPVGNEKTIQRNLLAKVVYKGRDGSQINESNIMQGTDFVAEVTLTNTSSNPLKDVALMEIFPSGWEIVNTRFTDFGDFAQNNVTHTDIRDYRANFYFDMKRNETKTFRILLNASYLGRYYLPGIQAEAMYDNDHEVRTKGKWVQVVR
- a CDS encoding ornithine cyclodeaminase family protein, with protein sequence MTKLVQIDDQFINTNTIFSELILELKNGFSSKNSKVPMRHHHDFPNPEVGADSTLLLMPAWNPNKEAGVKIVTVSPENGQFGLPSIQGIYILIDPIKGGMKAILEAKSLTVKRTAAASALASSFLSREDSSSLLMIGTGALSTNLIKAHATVRPIKRVYVWGRDVEKARGICEALTNEDFKISAVEIVEEIISEVDIISCATLSKTPLVLGKYLKKGQHVDLVGAYKKDMREADDDVIKKASVFVDTMQGGLKESGDIVIPLQNGILNEEDIKADLFSLCSGQHLGRTNQNEITVFKSVGHALEDLVSASYYFKKYSNG